One Methylobacterium sp. 77 DNA window includes the following coding sequences:
- a CDS encoding cytochrome c peroxidase, with amino-acid sequence MTRKAGSTFVQVAVMVSVAAAVGASVFAVRSMSADAAAWRSAFGRPSEMPVPEGGPDTAAQVALGRQLFFDPDLSRSRTIACASCHDPAQHWGDGRMRGIGEPGIELKLRTPTLLNVAWLQPLGWDGKFPNLESVAFTPIEGANLMNFSEVELIARLRADPDYVSAFARAFADRAITRAGIERALAAFQRTIVSGEAPFDRWLNGDASAIGASAQAGFALFNGKARCTECHGGWAFTDGSFHDIGVGRDDDVGRGRLFPTSKGLRYAFKTPTLRDVAQRGPYMHDGSVATLRAVIDLYDRGGIERPSRSPKIRPLRLSETEKADLLAFLETLTSAGPKQEAASR; translated from the coding sequence ATGACCCGAAAGGCAGGCTCGACTTTCGTCCAGGTGGCGGTGATGGTTTCGGTCGCGGCAGCGGTCGGCGCGAGTGTGTTCGCCGTCCGCAGCATGAGCGCCGACGCCGCTGCTTGGCGTAGCGCTTTCGGTCGGCCGTCCGAGATGCCCGTTCCCGAGGGCGGCCCGGATACGGCGGCTCAGGTCGCGCTTGGCCGGCAATTGTTCTTCGATCCGGATCTGTCGCGATCCCGCACCATCGCCTGTGCTTCCTGCCACGACCCGGCACAGCATTGGGGTGACGGACGCATGCGTGGCATCGGCGAGCCCGGTATCGAGTTGAAGCTGCGCACGCCGACTCTGCTCAACGTCGCCTGGTTGCAGCCCCTCGGTTGGGACGGCAAGTTCCCGAATCTCGAATCGGTGGCCTTCACGCCGATCGAGGGCGCCAATCTGATGAACTTCTCCGAAGTGGAACTGATTGCCCGTCTGCGGGCCGATCCGGACTACGTCTCCGCCTTCGCCAGGGCCTTCGCGGATCGGGCGATCACGCGCGCCGGCATCGAGCGGGCGCTCGCCGCGTTCCAGCGCACCATCGTCTCGGGAGAGGCACCGTTCGACCGTTGGCTCAACGGTGATGCGTCGGCGATCGGAGCCTCCGCACAAGCGGGTTTCGCACTCTTCAATGGCAAGGCGCGTTGCACCGAGTGCCATGGCGGGTGGGCCTTCACCGACGGCTCGTTCCACGACATCGGCGTCGGCCGGGACGACGATGTCGGGCGGGGCCGATTGTTTCCGACATCGAAGGGCCTGCGCTACGCCTTCAAGACTCCCACCCTTCGCGACGTCGCGCAGCGCGGCCCCTACATGCATGACGGTTCGGTGGCGACCCTGCGCGCCGTGATCGATCTCTACGACCGGGGCGGCATCGAACGCCCGAGCCGTTCTCCCAAGATCAGGCCGCTCCGCCTGTCCGAGACTGAGAAGGCCGATCTCCTGGCTTTCCTGGAGACACTGACTTCGGCGGGGCCGAAGCAGGAGGCTGCCTCGCGTTGA
- the nhaA gene encoding Na+/H+ antiporter NhaA — protein MLENSPLRRPVSALRAALKSEASGGLVLMTSAVLALVIANSGWAEIYFSTLKTYVAGLSVLHWVNDGLMAVFFLLVGLEIKREVLDGRLRTWPDRVLPGVAALGGMVAPALVYVLINRSSPETLRGWAIPTATDIAFALGVLALLGSRVPVSLKIFLTALAIIDDLGAVLIIAAFYTADLSLPMLGGAAAVFVILVGMNRAGVSQLTPYLVLGAVLWFLVLKSGIHATIAGVLLALTIPLRLSVGKPDDPTSPLHILEHAIHPWSSYLVLPVFGFANAGVSFAGMTSKMLLDPVTLGVALGLFVGKQIGVFGAVVAAVKLGLAQRPAHAGWWQLYGLSLLCGVGFTMSLFIGLLAFADSPDLETETKIGVLLGSVTCMIAGALVLLLAPRPVREARSTP, from the coding sequence GCCGTCCTGGCGCTCGTCATCGCGAATTCGGGCTGGGCGGAGATCTACTTTTCCACGCTCAAGACCTACGTGGCGGGCCTCAGCGTGCTCCACTGGGTCAATGATGGGCTGATGGCCGTGTTCTTCCTGCTGGTCGGCCTGGAGATCAAGCGCGAGGTGCTCGACGGGCGGCTGAGGACATGGCCCGACCGCGTCCTGCCGGGAGTCGCGGCGCTCGGCGGGATGGTCGCCCCGGCCCTGGTCTACGTCCTGATCAACCGGTCCTCGCCGGAGACCCTGCGCGGCTGGGCGATCCCGACGGCCACCGACATCGCGTTCGCGCTCGGCGTACTGGCCCTGCTCGGATCGCGCGTGCCGGTCTCGCTCAAGATCTTCCTCACGGCGCTGGCCATCATCGACGATCTCGGGGCGGTGCTCATCATCGCCGCGTTCTACACGGCCGACCTGTCGCTTCCGATGCTCGGCGGCGCGGCGGCCGTGTTCGTGATCCTGGTCGGAATGAACAGGGCCGGGGTGAGCCAGCTGACGCCCTACCTGGTCCTCGGCGCGGTGCTGTGGTTCCTGGTGCTGAAGTCCGGCATCCACGCGACCATCGCCGGCGTGCTGCTGGCCCTGACGATCCCGCTCCGCCTCAGCGTCGGCAAGCCCGACGACCCGACCTCGCCGCTGCATATCCTGGAGCATGCGATCCATCCTTGGTCGTCCTATCTGGTGCTGCCGGTGTTCGGGTTCGCCAATGCCGGCGTCTCGTTCGCGGGCATGACCTCCAAGATGCTGCTCGATCCGGTGACGCTGGGTGTCGCCCTGGGCCTGTTCGTCGGCAAGCAGATCGGCGTCTTCGGCGCCGTGGTCGCAGCCGTGAAGCTCGGTCTCGCCCAACGGCCCGCCCATGCCGGCTGGTGGCAGCTCTACGGTCTGTCGCTGCTCTGCGGCGTCGGCTTCACGATGAGCCTGTTCATCGGCCTGCTCGCTTTTGCCGACAGCCCCGATCTCGAAACCGAGACCAAGATCGGTGTTCTCCTCGGGTCGGTGACCTGCATGATCGCCGGCGCCCTCGTCCTCCTTCTCGCGCCGCGTCCGGTCCGCGAGGCCCGCTCGACCCCGTGA